In Symmachiella dynata, the following are encoded in one genomic region:
- a CDS encoding DUF5682 family protein produces MAKASPTKTPRDQVAEEVASIAERAQAILDEPWYWFPVRHHSAAVAKLLETAIRTRRPRRIFVEGPSDANHLIPFLASRQTRPPVAIYSCFSDDDNSFQLAGIASPSEDIPPRWACWYPFIDYSPELVAIRTAQEIGTDVRFFDLPHYGRLDREVQQLLHESDERGEEDDTSDSNAIDESGSRNWHTEKLIAESDFYQSLAAAGGYKSWDEGWDTLFEFRAFADPEEYRREMLAFCCAARLSCAAQRIAEDGTLDRERFMLNFIRQEIAESGIRDDEVMIVCGGFHAFLNRDDPEPPPTIPSGTRYTTVVPYSTFRIADLSGYGAGNRAPQFYQLHWESLSGNEPHPRNRYVVSVLQEARNMGEPLSAADAISVAQHARMLAALRGRDVPILDDLHDALFTCCCKGDPHEQGARLGRAIDAVNIGNRVGKVMSGVPRLPIVDDFYNQIERLELGRLVAREKRERLELDKRQIADFQTAAFFHRLRFIEIPFCQMEATPQSDFDTGLIFRERWQTKWSPDVEAKLIEKNLLGDSIDAAAVNQMREIIAENHGQSGVICGILVDGTKMDLPHLVDQVVELAVNAIDEDPRFESLCRAVAELSVLDRYAVHQAIKREQIARMLNRAFTRACFAMIDIIAAPDDHFPHIVNGLTTLAEIVVKGDDPAQRQLFAHYVASASRESTVPFLKGALLGLAVEIQIESQQTITDEILAYARSSQDKMALAGDFVHGVISVSRVSIMGGSSSLVDALDVLVRAAEWDAFIVMLPRLRAAMELLHAHHRDSLATRVAELYGLAEARTLQKLSISVGEAADIVRIDREVAEIMQRWSIIDE; encoded by the coding sequence TTGGCAAAAGCAAGTCCAACAAAGACGCCGCGGGATCAGGTTGCGGAGGAGGTCGCGAGTATTGCCGAACGTGCTCAGGCGATTCTCGACGAACCGTGGTACTGGTTCCCAGTGCGGCACCACTCCGCCGCGGTCGCCAAGCTATTGGAAACGGCGATTCGCACGCGGCGCCCGCGGCGGATTTTCGTCGAAGGCCCCAGCGATGCCAACCACCTGATTCCCTTTTTGGCATCCCGGCAAACGCGCCCGCCGGTCGCGATCTACTCCTGTTTTTCGGACGACGATAACTCTTTTCAGTTGGCGGGTATCGCCTCACCGTCCGAAGACATCCCGCCGCGCTGGGCCTGTTGGTATCCATTCATTGACTACTCACCCGAACTGGTGGCGATCCGCACAGCCCAGGAAATTGGGACGGACGTGCGGTTTTTTGATCTTCCGCACTACGGCCGCCTTGATCGGGAGGTACAGCAGTTATTGCACGAATCGGACGAGCGTGGCGAAGAGGATGACACGTCGGACTCCAATGCGATCGACGAATCCGGTAGTCGCAATTGGCATACCGAGAAATTGATTGCGGAAAGCGACTTCTATCAATCTCTGGCAGCGGCGGGGGGCTACAAATCTTGGGACGAGGGTTGGGATACGCTCTTTGAATTCCGCGCGTTCGCCGACCCGGAAGAATACCGGCGAGAGATGCTGGCATTTTGCTGCGCCGCCCGACTTTCCTGTGCGGCTCAACGAATTGCCGAAGACGGTACACTGGATCGCGAACGCTTCATGCTGAATTTCATTCGCCAAGAAATTGCCGAAAGCGGAATACGGGACGACGAGGTTATGATCGTCTGCGGTGGGTTTCACGCGTTTTTAAACCGTGATGATCCGGAGCCGCCTCCTACAATTCCCAGCGGAACCCGCTACACGACGGTCGTGCCTTATTCGACGTTTCGCATCGCTGACCTATCGGGATATGGTGCCGGCAATCGCGCGCCGCAGTTTTACCAGTTGCACTGGGAATCACTATCTGGCAACGAGCCGCATCCCCGCAATCGCTATGTCGTTTCGGTTTTGCAGGAAGCTCGCAATATGGGCGAACCGCTCTCCGCGGCTGATGCAATCTCCGTCGCGCAGCACGCGCGCATGCTGGCCGCCTTGCGGGGGCGGGACGTTCCGATCTTGGATGATCTACACGACGCCCTGTTTACCTGCTGCTGCAAAGGGGATCCGCACGAGCAGGGTGCCCGACTCGGTCGTGCCATCGATGCGGTGAATATCGGCAATCGCGTTGGCAAGGTCATGTCGGGGGTTCCGCGGTTGCCAATCGTCGACGACTTTTATAATCAAATCGAACGGCTGGAACTGGGAAGACTCGTCGCCCGCGAAAAACGAGAACGGCTCGAACTCGACAAGCGGCAAATAGCGGATTTCCAAACAGCGGCATTCTTTCATCGGCTGCGGTTCATCGAAATCCCATTTTGCCAAATGGAAGCGACGCCTCAGTCCGACTTTGATACCGGACTGATTTTTCGGGAACGGTGGCAGACGAAATGGAGTCCCGACGTCGAAGCCAAGTTGATCGAAAAGAATCTGTTGGGGGATTCGATCGACGCGGCAGCGGTCAATCAAATGCGCGAAATCATCGCCGAGAACCATGGGCAATCCGGCGTGATATGCGGCATTCTCGTTGACGGGACGAAAATGGATCTTCCCCATCTGGTCGACCAAGTCGTTGAATTAGCGGTTAATGCCATCGACGAGGACCCCCGTTTCGAGTCGCTTTGCCGAGCGGTCGCGGAGCTTTCTGTGCTCGATCGTTATGCGGTGCACCAAGCGATAAAACGAGAGCAAATCGCTCGCATGTTGAATCGTGCTTTTACCCGTGCATGTTTTGCAATGATCGACATCATTGCCGCTCCGGATGATCACTTCCCGCACATCGTCAACGGCCTGACTACGCTGGCAGAAATTGTGGTGAAAGGGGATGATCCGGCGCAACGGCAATTGTTCGCACATTATGTAGCCAGCGCGTCGCGAGAATCGACGGTTCCCTTTCTGAAGGGAGCACTGTTGGGATTGGCCGTCGAAATACAGATCGAATCGCAACAGACGATTACTGACGAAATCTTGGCCTATGCCCGTTCGTCGCAGGATAAAATGGCCCTTGCCGGAGACTTTGTGCACGGCGTGATTTCGGTGTCGCGGGTCTCGATCATGGGCGGGAGCAGTAGTCTGGTTGATGCCCTGGACGTATTAGTTCGTGCCGCGGAATGGGATGCGTTCATTGTCATGCTCCCGCGGCTGCGGGCGGCGATGGAACTGCTGCACGCCCATCACCGTGACTCACTTGCGACTCGCGTCGCTGAACTTTACGGTCTGGCCGAGGCACGCACTTTGCAAAAACTGAGCATCTCCGTCGGCGAAGCGGCAGATATTGTGCGGATTGACCGCGAAGTTGCCGAGATCATGCAACGTTGGAGCATTATCGATGAGTAA
- a CDS encoding VWA domain-containing protein, producing MSNPVHPESHQLARWRLVLGKDAEAHNIGCQEDAACQRIESLVGFLFDDSASGGGGSQGGERSGGGPAGHPLTVPEWVEAVNELFPHQAKEVMQRELIRRRGIDQLLESPELLEKVEPNVDLAKTIMTHRDLLTPKTRVLARKLIERVVQQLKERMQIQIAQAITGAIRRDKHSPRAVYRNLDLSTTIRRNLKNYDRDLQRLLVDRLYFYAAERKKRPWHIIVAVDQSGSMLDSAIFSTIMASIFYELPSVRTSLFLFDTEIADLSEMVGQPVDILLSVQLGGGTNIAKAVTYAEQITREPARTIVVLITDFYEGGSESDLVNKIGEMAQAGIRLIGLGALGYDARPDYNKATAKKCRKAGMDILVCTPENLAECMAQIILG from the coding sequence ATGAGTAATCCCGTTCATCCTGAATCTCACCAATTGGCCCGTTGGCGTCTGGTGTTGGGCAAAGATGCCGAAGCACACAACATCGGTTGCCAGGAGGATGCCGCCTGCCAGCGTATCGAATCATTGGTGGGTTTCTTGTTCGATGACAGTGCATCAGGCGGCGGCGGGAGTCAGGGGGGGGAACGCAGCGGCGGAGGACCGGCGGGCCATCCGCTCACCGTGCCGGAATGGGTGGAAGCGGTCAATGAGTTGTTCCCCCACCAAGCCAAGGAGGTCATGCAGCGCGAACTGATTCGTCGCCGCGGCATTGATCAATTGCTCGAGTCGCCGGAGCTCTTGGAAAAAGTCGAGCCTAACGTCGATCTGGCCAAGACGATTATGACGCACCGGGACCTGCTGACGCCCAAGACCCGCGTGCTGGCCCGCAAGTTGATTGAACGAGTGGTACAGCAACTTAAGGAGCGGATGCAGATTCAGATCGCACAAGCGATCACCGGTGCGATTCGCCGCGATAAGCATTCGCCGCGGGCGGTGTACCGCAATCTCGATCTGAGTACGACGATTCGCCGCAATCTAAAAAACTACGACCGCGATCTCCAGCGGCTGTTGGTGGACCGCCTTTATTTCTACGCCGCGGAGCGCAAAAAACGTCCCTGGCACATCATCGTTGCTGTGGACCAATCGGGTTCGATGCTCGATTCGGCCATTTTCTCGACGATCATGGCGTCGATTTTCTACGAGTTGCCTTCGGTGCGGACGAGCCTGTTTCTGTTCGACACTGAAATTGCCGACCTGAGCGAGATGGTTGGACAACCTGTAGACATACTGCTCTCGGTCCAATTGGGGGGCGGCACAAACATCGCCAAGGCCGTCACCTATGCCGAGCAGATCACACGCGAACCGGCGCGGACGATCGTGGTGTTGATCACGGACTTTTACGAGGGAGGCTCTGAGAGCGACCTTGTCAACAAAATCGGCGAAATGGCGCAAGCGGGAATTCGCCTGATCGGCTTGGGGGCATTGGGTTACGACGCGCGACCGGACTACAACAAAGCCACGGCCAAAAAGTGCCGCAAAGCTGGCATGGACATTTTGGTTTGCACACCGGAGAATCTGGCGGAGTGTATGGCACAGATAATATTGGGATAA